One Rhizobium rhododendri DNA segment encodes these proteins:
- a CDS encoding glycerophosphodiester phosphodiesterase family protein: MTLITGHRGARNLWAENSLTGFRNVLDLGVDAVEFDVHLTTAGELVVIHDATLDRTTDHTGPVRALSPEARQKVMLKDTQEAMPTLSEVLEVVAPANRLSFHIEIKSDETGTPYQGIVEGVAGEIERFGIGSRSCLTSFDTSVLEDCRRHAPAIARLVSISAISAEKHGGISQFLEKIDGLAKLVAVHHELLEAEWDIITGAVPIEDLCVWTVNDEETIRRWLARGIGHLTSDAPDLALKLRGEMTAL; encoded by the coding sequence ATGACACTCATCACCGGCCACCGCGGCGCCCGCAATCTCTGGGCCGAAAACTCGCTGACGGGCTTTCGCAACGTTCTCGATCTCGGCGTCGACGCGGTGGAATTCGACGTCCACCTGACCACGGCCGGTGAACTCGTCGTCATCCACGACGCAACGCTGGACCGAACGACGGATCATACCGGCCCGGTTCGCGCCCTCTCACCTGAAGCCCGCCAGAAGGTGATGCTGAAGGATACGCAAGAGGCGATGCCGACGCTTTCCGAGGTGCTCGAAGTGGTGGCACCGGCCAACCGGCTCTCCTTTCACATCGAGATCAAGTCCGACGAGACCGGTACGCCCTATCAGGGCATCGTCGAGGGGGTCGCTGGCGAGATCGAACGCTTCGGCATCGGCAGCCGCAGTTGCCTGACATCCTTCGATACGTCGGTCCTGGAGGATTGCCGCCGCCATGCGCCGGCCATCGCCCGCCTCGTCTCGATCAGCGCCATATCGGCAGAAAAGCACGGCGGAATCTCGCAATTCCTCGAGAAGATCGACGGCCTCGCCAAACTGGTCGCCGTACACCACGAATTGCTGGAGGCGGAATGGGACATCATCACCGGCGCTGTTCCGATCGAAGACCTGTGCGTCTGGACGGTGAACGACGAGGAGACCATCCGCAGATGGCTTGCGCGCGGCATCGGTCACCTGACCTCGGATGCCCCGGATCTGGCGCTGAAACTGCGCGGGGAAATGACCGCGCTTTAG
- a CDS encoding acetyl-CoA hydrolase/transferase family protein: MFETRIRRKSLLDKITTPEAAAALIKDGMIIGMSGFTRAGDAKAVPLAMVERARTDPFKITLITGASLGHDIDRMLTEAKILARRMPFQVDTTLRAAINRGEVMFIDQHLSETVEHLRSNQLGPIDYAVIEATAITEEGGIVPSTSIGNSASFAILAKQIIVEINLSQPLALEGLHDIYIPTKRPSREPIPVVSCDSRVGLPYVPIDPDKIAAIVITGQKDSFSSVEAPDTETEAIAGHLIRFMEQEVACGRLDLSLQPLQAGIGTIANSVLSGLGKGPFHHLRMYSEVLQDSTFDLFDAGKLAFASGSSITLSAGCAERVFGDFDRYKAKLVLRPQEISNHPEVIRRLGVIGINTALEVDIYGNVNSSHFNGTHMMNGIGGSGDFARNAYLSIFVTKSLAKGGSISSVVPMVSHVDHTEHDVDIIVTEHGLADLRELAPRERAAMIIARCSHPSYREQLEDYLARATARGGHTPHLLEEALSWHIRKQTTGTMLR; encoded by the coding sequence ATGTTCGAGACACGCATCCGTCGCAAATCGCTGCTGGACAAGATCACCACGCCGGAGGCTGCGGCCGCCCTGATCAAGGACGGCATGATCATCGGCATGAGCGGCTTCACGAGGGCAGGCGACGCCAAGGCGGTGCCGCTCGCCATGGTCGAACGTGCCAGGACCGATCCATTCAAGATCACCCTGATCACCGGCGCATCGCTCGGCCATGACATCGATCGGATGCTGACCGAGGCTAAAATTCTGGCGCGCCGGATGCCGTTCCAGGTCGACACGACTTTGCGTGCCGCGATCAATCGCGGGGAGGTGATGTTCATCGACCAGCATCTGTCCGAGACGGTCGAACATCTCCGCTCCAACCAGCTCGGTCCGATCGACTACGCCGTCATCGAGGCGACGGCGATTACCGAAGAGGGCGGCATCGTGCCGTCCACTTCGATCGGCAACTCGGCGAGTTTCGCGATCCTTGCCAAGCAGATTATCGTCGAGATCAATCTCAGCCAGCCGCTGGCGCTCGAAGGCCTGCACGACATCTATATCCCCACCAAGCGCCCGTCGCGAGAGCCTATCCCGGTCGTTTCCTGCGATAGCCGCGTCGGTCTTCCCTATGTGCCGATCGATCCGGACAAGATTGCCGCCATCGTCATCACCGGGCAGAAGGACAGCTTCTCGTCCGTCGAGGCACCGGACACGGAAACGGAAGCAATTGCCGGGCACCTGATCCGCTTCATGGAGCAGGAGGTGGCATGCGGCCGGCTCGACCTTTCGCTGCAGCCATTGCAGGCGGGGATCGGTACGATCGCCAACTCGGTGCTTTCAGGATTGGGGAAGGGGCCTTTTCATCACCTCAGGATGTATAGCGAAGTCCTCCAGGACAGCACCTTCGATCTTTTCGATGCCGGAAAGCTCGCATTTGCCTCGGGCTCCTCGATCACGCTCTCGGCCGGATGTGCCGAGCGGGTGTTCGGTGACTTCGACAGATACAAGGCCAAGCTTGTGCTGCGCCCGCAGGAAATCTCCAACCATCCGGAGGTAATCCGGCGTCTCGGGGTAATCGGGATCAACACCGCGCTGGAGGTCGACATCTACGGTAATGTCAATTCCAGCCACTTCAATGGCACGCACATGATGAACGGCATCGGCGGCTCCGGGGATTTCGCGCGCAATGCCTATCTGTCCATCTTCGTCACGAAGTCGCTTGCCAAGGGCGGAAGCATTTCCTCGGTGGTCCCGATGGTCAGCCACGTCGACCACACCGAGCACGATGTCGATATCATCGTCACCGAACACGGCCTCGCAGACCTGCGCGAACTCGCGCCGCGCGAGCGGGCGGCGATGATCATAGCCCGGTGTTCCCATCCGTCCTATCGCGAGCAACTCGAGGATTACCTGGCACGCGCCACCGCGCGCGGCGGCCATACCCCGCACCTGCTCGAAGAGGCGCTATCGTGGCACATCCGCAAGCAGACGACGGGAACCATGCTGCGCTAA
- a CDS encoding NAD-dependent succinate-semialdehyde dehydrogenase gives MAYATINPYTGETLKTFADATDAEVGTAIDKAHAAFLSWKTAPFADRAEVMQNAADLLRRDVDSYANLLTLEMGKVISEARAEVELSAAIFEYYANNAERLLAPQKLPVADPAEGDATLVHEPLGVLLAIEPWNFPYYQIARIIAPQLSAGNTMLLKHASNVPQSAAAFEGLMKEAGLPIGGFQNLYATRSQIEIILNDPRVHGVALTGSEGAGAIVASQAGKALKKSTMELGGADAFVVLADADMEKTVKWAVFGRHWNGGQVCVSSKRMIILDGVYDAFLASYIKGVAALRAGDPFAPETTLAPMSSQVAADEIREKIAQAVALGATATEVGPSVPNRGAFVQPTILTNVSDENPARYWEFFGPVSMLFRASDEDDAIRIANDSPFGLGGSVFTSDTKHGAEVAAKISTGMVFVNHPTMVKADLPFGGVRRSGYGRELLDLGIKEFVNHKLINIVDIDAPF, from the coding sequence GCCGAGGTCATGCAGAATGCGGCCGACCTGTTGCGTCGGGATGTCGACAGCTACGCCAATCTGCTGACCCTCGAGATGGGCAAGGTGATATCGGAAGCCCGGGCAGAAGTGGAACTGTCGGCAGCTATCTTTGAATACTACGCGAACAACGCTGAAAGGCTGCTTGCCCCACAAAAGCTGCCGGTGGCCGACCCTGCGGAAGGCGACGCCACTCTGGTGCACGAACCCCTCGGCGTCCTGCTCGCCATCGAGCCCTGGAATTTCCCTTATTACCAGATCGCGCGGATCATCGCCCCGCAGCTGTCGGCGGGCAACACCATGCTGCTCAAGCACGCCTCGAACGTGCCGCAAAGTGCAGCGGCGTTTGAGGGGCTGATGAAGGAAGCTGGCCTGCCCATCGGTGGTTTCCAGAACCTCTATGCCACCCGCTCGCAGATCGAGATAATTCTCAACGATCCCCGCGTGCATGGCGTCGCCCTGACGGGTTCCGAAGGCGCTGGCGCCATTGTCGCCTCCCAAGCGGGCAAGGCCCTAAAAAAATCCACCATGGAACTCGGCGGTGCCGACGCTTTCGTGGTGCTTGCCGATGCCGACATGGAAAAGACCGTCAAATGGGCAGTCTTCGGACGGCACTGGAACGGCGGCCAGGTGTGTGTCTCCTCCAAACGCATGATCATCCTCGATGGCGTCTACGATGCGTTCCTCGCGAGCTATATCAAAGGCGTCGCAGCCTTGCGTGCCGGCGATCCCTTCGCACCGGAAACCACGCTCGCGCCAATGTCGTCGCAGGTTGCTGCCGATGAAATCCGCGAGAAGATCGCGCAAGCCGTTGCGCTCGGCGCCACGGCCACCGAAGTCGGGCCCAGCGTTCCCAACCGGGGCGCATTCGTGCAGCCGACGATCCTCACCAACGTCTCGGATGAGAATCCCGCCCGCTATTGGGAATTCTTCGGTCCCGTCTCCATGCTGTTTCGCGCCAGTGACGAAGACGATGCGATCCGCATCGCCAACGATTCGCCTTTCGGCCTCGGTGGCTCGGTGTTCACCTCCGACACCAAGCACGGTGCGGAAGTTGCGGCGAAGATCTCTACCGGCATGGTGTTCGTCAACCATCCGACGATGGTGAAGGCCGATCTGCCCTTCGGCGGCGTCCGTCGCTCCGGTTACGGGCGGGAGCTACTCGACCTCGGGATCAAGGAGTTCGTCAACCACAAGCTGATCAACATCGTCGACATAGACGCACCCTTCTGA